Within the Indicator indicator isolate 239-I01 chromosome 1, UM_Iind_1.1, whole genome shotgun sequence genome, the region CAGACAGACTCTACtattcagaaaacaaatggaCATGTACCTAATTTGTTACTACTAATGTTTTATCATTCAGAAACTGTGTTCAACCTAATTACCCAAAATATTATGAAAGCAATGTGAATTATATGCATCCAGGGGTTTCAGTGAACAGAGTGACAATTCTGAATCAGAGCagcacaccaaaaccaaaagattGTTTCTCTTTTGACAGGTTTATGATCTCAATGCAGTTGCAAAAGACATAGAGCTACCTGGAGCTTTCATTCTTGGAGCTGGAGCGGTTTCATCTAGGATTCTTGGAGTAAATGCTGAGGTCAGTAAATAAGTGTGATGGCTCCCAGTGAATTCATGGAAGTACCGTAATAGTAGAGCAGTGTTGTGCTGGGTATTTCCCATTTATAGTGTAGCATTTAATAAACACCATTCCTGCTGAAAGCATGTAAAACACATTAGAAGGAATTCAGATGAGGGCTGTCCAAAGAGGTGCACGCTATTGAAATAGTAAAGATTAATTTTTAACCTGTAATTCTCCAGGAAGCATGCAAGAGACATGACATTTTGAAACTGATTGACAAAGACTTGACCAAAGGTTTTAATTACAAGAGTTTAGAAATGCTTGTCAAAGTTGCTGGCAAATGCCTTATGGCTTTGTCTTACCCTTGTAGATTTTAAAGGTGCCCCACACAAAGTGAtctcctgcaggagaggcaAGAGATGAAAACTGCTGCGTGTGGAGGCTTTGGTTAGTCATAGTCTTTTCATACATAAACCTCTGGTTTTGCCATGTCCTTTTGATGCATTTACTGGCAGATGGGATAGTCTATCTCAGCATGAAATTTAGGCCACTCTAGCAGTGGCTGTTACTGTGCACTGAGAAAGTATGACATAGAATTCAAATAGTTGCATGCAGGCCCCAGGTCTCAATGGTtagactttttcttcttttttttttaaaacaccagCATAATCTTCACATAACATTAAATTTAACTATCCAGAAAAAGTAAAAGTATTTTCTGCAGTTCTGAATTGCATTACAATAATAGTAATTAGTAATTAATATACAATATTAgtattagctttttttttttttttttaccagtacAGGCCTCATCCTGAGAGACAGAACTGTGTTTAGGGTGATTATTTCTCAGGGTCATGGTCCAAAGCTTAAATTGCATTTATATGAGTTCTGTTCATTTAACTGACTCTTACATGTCCTTACTGACTTATATGACTTACtcttacacattttttttctcagcttatCCCTATTGTTCAAACTAAGAGTGAAAAAAAGTCTGCTGTAAATGGGAGCTATGTTGCTCAGATAAATCCTGCAGATAAAGGGTGCCTGCTTGAGAAGTACAGCAGTAAATATTCTGACTGTGAGTTTGGGCTGTTGGCCAACCTTTATGCCAGTGAGGGCCAGCCTGGAAAGGTAAGTACTTGGATGAAAGGTAGCTTTACTTGTAGAGCTTTGTGGCTGAAGGAAATTCATGTTTCAATCTTGTCATCAGTTTTCTTTGATAATAGTAAAGCAGTAATTCCATGAAAGTAATATCCAAACATAAGGAACTGATGCCAGTAAATGAAGGGAAGAATTAGTGGAAACAGAGGAATTTGGATTTTTGAGGGATAAGTATTAGTTTGCTAAAACTTTTCCATCATAAATCATCCATGCAAATGCAGTCCAAACTAGCAGTGATTCAGGGTAACAGTTGTACAATGTACTTGTGTAAATCAGGTCTGGGCACTTGTCTAGTTTTTTGTAGAATTGCTTCCCCCAATGCAGCCAGCACAAaggtgctggcagagcagtCCAGAACATGACTACTGCATGGAAACTGagcatttttctctgtttccaaGAGTTTGTTTATAAGAGAGTGGAAGCCAGCTAGTAGACAGAAAGGGATTTGCTTACATCATTGTCTCTTACATGAGTAAATGACTTGCTACCCAGCAGCCATCACAGGCAAAGCTAGTGTTgaacagaaaggaagggagttgttcaggtactggagggacACAAGTGGAGCAGATCTTGCAGGGAAACTCACATTTTCAAAAAGTAATCTTGGGCTAAAAGCTTGGGCTAAAAGATGCTAATTTCAAAGCATCTTTCAGGGACCTTTGCAGACTGTTGTGGTGAGAGACAGCAGTGATAGATTAACTTTATTCTCCAGGTCATTGAAGTGAAAGCAAATGGAAGAACTGGGGAACTTAACTTTGTGTCTTGCCTGAGGCAAATTTTAGAGAAACACTATGGAGAAAAGCCAGTTGGGATGGGTGGTACATTTGTCATTcagaagggaaaagcaaagaTTCACATTATGGTAAGTTGTTCTCAGTTCGTATGACTTTCTTCATCcttctgaaaacagaagtgTAAATCAGGGTGTGTTTTCAAATGTATGCATAAACTGTTAGGATAAGCAGGGTATTTTAAAGTATGGAGCTGGCATTACAAAACTGTTGTTGCAAAACTAATGGTGCTGTATTATTTGGCCTTAATACCGTCTTCTTCTGTTTTGAAATCTGTGGGCAGCTAAAGGTCTGTGTAACTAttgtaaaattaatttaaatgaaaTACATGAACTGAGGTGATACTTGCAAGAACTTGGACTTTTTGAAAATAACTGATCTCCTAAAACGTACCAGGAGGAGAATTCTCACTTCAGTAGTTCTCTCACTACCTGTACAATGAAAGATGGAATATTCTGGTCACTTCTGCCTCTGGCAGAAACGCAGTAATGGGCAGTGATGAGTTTCCTTTAAGCAGCAAGAAATGTGGGGGGAAAAGCGAAGGAAAGTTGCTAGAGAAAAAGTATCTTGATAAAAGTGTGTCTTTCACTTAGAAAGCTTTTACTTTTGCTGTAGCCTCCAGAATTTTCTGCCTGCCCACTGAATACTGATGAGGATGTGAATAACTGGCTCAAATTCTTTGAGATGAAGGCTCCACTGATTTGTCAGCCAGTAATAGTTTCCAGAGATCCAGtgagtttctttcccatttctaaATGTAAACTGAGACTTGTAAAGAAGTTTGTCTTGGATGTGATTGTCTTTTTAAGAACTGGAGTATGTATATATTGTGTTAAACTCTTCGAGAGGTGGTATAATGAAATAGAAACTTCTTGTTTCTGTCACTGATTTGGATTGAGGCTAAGTCAGTTCCAGTTGCAACTGTGGAAGTGTTTGCATCCCAAACCCAACAGCACAGTTTGCATtcactgctggccacaccaggATGAATTTCAAGAGCATGGAAGCTAGTTCAGCCATCTTCCTGTAGTTCACTTCCATAAGAACTGTCTCTGCTAATGCTGTGTCAAAATGCCTGAAGCATGTGGTCTCATAACTGCCAATGCAAATTGAAATCTGCAAAGCGTCATGCTGGAAAGTTATCTAGCATCTTTCACAAGCACTAAACTCAA harbors:
- the C1H11orf54 gene encoding ester hydrolase C11orf54 homolog isoform X1 yields the protein MAKVERFAFHVPSLEELAGVLQKGLKENFADAQVSVVDCPDLTQEPFNFPAKGICGKPRIADVGGVPYLIPIVQKEKVYDLNAVAKDIELPGAFILGAGAVSSRILGVNAELIPIVQTKSEKKSAVNGSYVAQINPADKGCLLEKYSSKYSDCEFGLLANLYASEGQPGKVIEVKANGRTGELNFVSCLRQILEKHYGEKPVGMGGTFVIQKGKAKIHIMPPEFSACPLNTDEDVNNWLKFFEMKAPLICQPVIVSRDPGFDLRVEHTHCFSHHGEGGHYHQDTSPDSVQYLGYFLPAELLFRIDRPLETHHVGRD